The following coding sequences are from one Cygnus olor isolate bCygOlo1 chromosome 2, bCygOlo1.pri.v2, whole genome shotgun sequence window:
- the ATPSCKMT gene encoding ATP synthase subunit C lysine N-methyltransferase, protein MWRSRRSFLEAAGAPGAARRSRPRPPARRGGVGNAIRHNSDARRAAARWREENKEGQPRRRRVPCGSSLQREQKGMVSKALATGSPTPLLQGSPEERTKRRQWGLLVTGAVGGALVALYAVVTPFLAPALRKVCLPFVPATSTQIENVLKMLQGRSGSLADIGSGDGRVVIAAAKMGFKAVGYELNPWLVWYSRYRAWRDGVHHNTEFYISDLWKVSFSHYTNVVIFGVPQMMPQLEKKLKEELESNARIIACRFPFPCWIPDHTTGEGIDTVWAYDLKCPRGSERKSLETTPATES, encoded by the exons ATGTGGCGCTCGCGGCGGAGCTTTCTGGAAGCGGCTGGGGCTCCGGGCGCTGCGCGGCGCTCGCGGCCCCGTCCACCAGCGCGGCGCGGGGGGGTGGGGAATGCGATCAGACACAATTCGGACGCTAGGCGAGCCGCAGCGAGGTGGCGGGAAGAGAATAAGGAAGGACAGCCCCGCCGCCGAAGAGTGCCATGCGGATCTTCTCTGCAGCGTGAGCAGAAAG GTATGGTGTCCAAAGCACTGGCGACCGGGAGCCCCACTCCACTTCTGCAAGGAAGCCCTGAGGAGCGCACTAAGAGGAGGCAGTGGGGGCTGCTGGTGACGGGCGCTGTTGGTGGGGCTCTGGTGGCCCTGTACGCTGTGGTCACCCCCTTCCTGGCCCCAGCTCTCAGGAAGGTCTGTCTGCCCTTCGTTCCTGCCACCTCAACGCAGATCGAGAATGTCCTGAAAATGTTGCAGGGCAGAAGTGGCTCTCTAGCTGACATTGGTAGCGGGGATGGCCGTGTT GTGATAGCAGCTGCCAAAATGGGATTCAAAGCTGTTGGTTATGAATTAAATCCCTGGCTAGTCTGGTACTCCAGATACCGTGCCTGGAGAGATGGGGTACATCACAACACCGAATTCTATATTTCAGACTTGTGGAAG gtttctttttcccattatacaaatgttgttatttttggGGTACCTCAAATG ATGCCACAGTTGGAGAAGAAGCTCAAAGAAGAGCTTGAATCTAATGCCAGAATCATCGCCTGTCgttttcctttcccttgctgGATCCCAGATCATACTACAGGAGAGGGAATAGACACTGTTTGGGCCTATGATTTGAAATGTCCTAgaggaagtgaaagaaaaagcttgGAAACAACACCAGCGACAGAATCTTAA